The following coding sequences are from one Mytilus trossulus isolate FHL-02 chromosome 8, PNRI_Mtr1.1.1.hap1, whole genome shotgun sequence window:
- the LOC134681818 gene encoding leucine-rich repeat-containing G-protein coupled receptor 5-like, giving the protein MSFHCNMTLCSVKMSNLQLKLVYSLFSFIVGYIAFCCANKIPCGQCKCTEVRAKCFGLNFIPKLPPTINILILNNNILTLINRRSFRNISSINLTTLCFDNNSIEIIQADAFHDFKYIAELNITGERFLNKTSLKFSFLSLTITTIQKLGLENNNWNELPNDMFKYLSGANLTVSLRYNLFNTLNSSVFSPICNLKKLQVTYNEIVNVDVIGLRTTEYLDLSNNNIYSIPNFCKTSDESFVPHLQYLSLAYNAIRTINKESFKCLNSLKDLIMDGNRFRRLDNNIFALLHNLRKLAMGVNQQLKQIAPYAFNSSSLQVLHLYSNHFQYSESKFKKKRFNPRTIFQTIPNLTELDLSQNYMNDYDIVQELFSSTRNIQKLTLISSFISAIPEEILRSMPNIKSLNLQGNEIELWDKSLFENLPSLRELYLGGNNIHVINETSFPASLLKSLEVLELSGNQYRCTCEIKWFLDTIRMTNLSTKMQKKWPSRYTCYFPEHLRFTRLADYFPTIAECN; this is encoded by the coding sequence atgTCTTTTCATTGTAATATGACACTTTGCagtgtaaaaatgtcaaatttacaacTAAAacttgtttacagtttattcaGTTTTATCGTTGGCTATATTGCCTTCTGCTGTGCAAACAAAATACCATGTGGACAATGTAAGTGTACAGAAGTTAGagcaaaatgctttggtttgaACTTTATACCGAAGTTGCCACCAACAatcaatatattgatattaaataataatattcttACGCTGATCAATCGCCGTAGTTTTAGGAATATTTCGTCAATCAACCTCACGACATTATGTTTTGATAATAATTCAATTGAGATTATTCAAGCTGATGCATTTCATGATTTTAAGTACATTGCTGAGCTAAATATAACAGGAGAGaggtttttgaataaaacatcGTTAAAATTTTCGTTCCTCAGTTTGACTATTACAACCATTCAAAAGTTGGGATTAGAGAACAACAATTGGAATGAACTTCCGAAtgacatgtttaaatatttatcagGAGCTAACTTGACTGTGTCGCTTAGATACAATTTATTCAATACACTAAATTCAAGTGTTTTCTCACCCATTTGTAATCTAAAGAAATTGCAAGTTACATACAACGAAATTGTGAATGTCGACGTAATAGGTCTTAGGACAACTGAGTACCTGGATCTATCGAATAATAACATTTACTCGATACCAAACTTTTGCAAAACCAGCGATGAATCTTTTGTTCCGCATCTGCAATATTTGTCACTTGCATACAATGCCATAAGGACAATTAACAAAGAGTCTTTCAAATGCCTAAACAGTTTAAAGGACCTTATAATGGATGGGAATCGTTTTCGAAGACTGGATAATAATATTTTCGCATTACTACATAATTTGAGAAAACTTGCCATGGGAGTTAATCAACAGCTGAAACAGATTGCTCCATACGCATTTAATAGTTCTTCATTACAGGTGCTCCATTTGTACTCGAATCATTTCCAATATAGTGAAAGCAAATTTAAGAAAAAGCGTTTTAATCCGCGaacaatttttcaaactataCCAAATTTAACAGAATTAGATTTATCTCAAAACTATATGAATGATTATGATATAGTACAAGAACTTTTTTCATCTACACGGAATATTCAAAAACTTACTTTAATTTCGTCATTTATATCAGCAATCCCCGAAGAAATATTGCGATCAATGCCGAACATCAAATCATTGAATTTACAAGGAAATGAGATAGAACTATGGGACAAATCACTGTTCGAAAATTTGCCTTCCTTGCGTGAATTGTATCTAGGTGGAAACAATATCCACGTTATAAACGAAACGTCGTTTCCAGCAAGCTTGTTAAAATCTTTAGAAGTACTAGAATTATCTGGTAATCAATATCGATGTACGTGTGAAATTAAATGGTTTTTAGACACAATTCGAATGACAAATTTATCCAccaaaatgcagaaaaaatggCCGAGTCGTTATACTTGCTACTTTCCGGAACATCTACGATTCACCCGTCTCGCAGATTACTTTCCAACAATTGCTGAGTGTAATTAA
- the LOC134681819 gene encoding toll-like receptor 13 has product MSHLKLNCVCILLCFVVGCTHFCCANEDSWGKDKECKCKNVEATCSGFNYIPKLPSNITKLILKNNILTVINQSSFMNISSVNIKKLWFENNSIEIIQDNAFYDFEYIAELRITNEKLLNITSLKSSFQSLTIGTIRSLHLEKNDWNVLPDDMFYHLSGSKIELSLRKNLLHKLNSSVFLPIANLMELQVEENEIVNVDLNGLRTTRFLDLSNNNIYKIPIFCNDSDETFVPQLKQLSLAYNAIRKISKESFKCLDTLESLNLDGNRFRRLDNNILASLHNLAKLIIGDNQQLKDIAPFAFNSSSLQKLHLYRNHFRFSKKKLKDKKFNPQTIFQTIPNLTELDLSHNHLNDFSILWELFASTRNIQKLTLVSSDITTIPDELFRNMPHIKSVNLEGNEIERWNESLFDNLPSMRELYLDGNNIHIINETSFPSNLFKSLEVLELSGNQYRCTCEIKWFLDTIRSTNLSTKMQRNWPSRYTCYYPEHLRLTLLANYFPSIADCNSLNIVYLIIITACSSVLILLFFVIITFQCQINFKNALYLFRLKQRMKRGYFSLESSDDYEFDAFVVYCDVDRLWVHGVLLKHLEDCNLNICLHDRDFDVGEPILNSVGKYMAKSWKIIVVLSNNFAKSEWCQWEIALVQERRRRQGKEVLVLVMYQQIDSKHMITPLKALLDTTPYLSYKEGFGESLFWTAVVKDINKPLDIPPTSIF; this is encoded by the coding sequence ATGTcgcatttaaaattaaattgtgtTTGCATTTTACTTTGCTTTGTCGTTGGATGTACTCACTTTTGCTGTGCGAATGAAGATTCATGGGGAAAAGATAAAGAGTGCAAGTGTAAAAATGTAGAAGCAACCTGCTCTGGTTTTAATTATATCCCGAAGCTGCCATCaaacattacaaaattaatattgaaaaataacattcTTACGGTGATCAATCAGAGcagttttatgaatatttccTCAGTCAACATCAAAAAATTATGGTTTGAGAATAATTCAATTGAGATAATTCAAGATAAtgcgttttatgattttgaatatattgCCGAGCTTAGAATAACAAATGAGAAGTTATTAAACATTACATCGCTGAAATCTTCGTTTCAAAGTTTGACTATTGGAACTATTCGAAGTTTACATTTAGAGAAAAACGATTGGAATGTACTTCCAGATgacatgttttatcatttgtcaGGATCTAAGATCGAACTGTCGCTTAGAAAAAATTTATTACACAAACTAAATTCAAGCGTATTTCTACCAATAGCAAACCTAATGGAATTGCAGGTTGAAGAAAACGAAATTGTGAATGTCGATTTAAACGGCCTAAGGACAACTAGGTTTCTAGATTTatcaaacaataatatttataaaatacctATTTTTTGTAATGACAGCGATGAAACGTTTGTTCCGCAATTGAAACAATTGTCACTTGCATACAATGCTATAAGGAAAATTTCCAAAGAATCTTTCAAATGCCTTGATACTTTAGAGTCACTAAATTTGGATGGGAATCGTTTTCGAAGGTTGGATAATAATATCCTCGCCTCACTTCATAACTTGGCGAAACTTATCATAGGGGATAATCAGCAGTTGAAAGACATTGCTCCGTTCGCATTTAACAGTTCGTCTTTACAGAAGCTACATTTGTATCGGAATCATTTTCGATTTAGtaagaaaaaattaaaggaCAAAAAATTCAATCCgcaaacaatttttcaaaccaTACCTAATTTAACAGAACTGGATTTGTCGCACAACCATTTAAATGACTTTTCAATATTATGGGAACTATTTGCGTCTACACGGAATATCCAAAAGCTTACTTTAGTTTCGTCAGATATAACGACAATTCCAGATGAGTTGTTCCGAAATATGCCTCACATCAAATCGGTGAATTTAGAAGGAAATGAAATAGAACGGTGGAACGAATCACTCTTCGATAATTTGCCGTCCATGCGTGAATTGTATCTTGATGGAAACAATATTCATATTATTAACGAAACGTCGTTTCCATCAAACTTATTTAAATCACTAGAGGTACTAGAATTATCCGGTAATCAATATCGATGTACGTGTGAAATAAAATGGTTTTTGGATACAATTCGATCAACGAATCTTTCAACAAAAATGCAGAGAAATTGGCCGAGTCGTTATACTTGCTACTATCCTGAACATCTCCGATTAACGCTTCTTGCAAATTACTTTCCATCAATTGCAGACTGTAATTCGTTAAATATTGTCTATCTGATAATAATAACTGCATGTTCGTCTGTTTTGATATTGCTTTTCTTTGTTATAATAACGTTCCAATGTCAGATAAATTTTAAGAATGCACTGTACTTATTTCGGTTAAAGCAACGTATGAAACGTGGGTACTTTAGTCTTGAATCGTCAGATGATTACGAGTTTGACGCGTTCGTTGTTTATTGCGACGTCGATCGCCTATGGGTCCATGGCGTCCTGCTTAAACATCTAGAAGATTGTAACcttaatatttgtttacatgaTAGGGATTTTGATGTCGGAGAGCCAATCCTTAACAGTGTTGGAAAATACATGGCGAAAAGTTGGAAGATCATCGTTGTTTTGTCTAACAACTTTGCTAAAAGCGAATGGTGTCAATGGGAAATTGCCCTTGTACAAGAGCGGAGGCGCCGACAGGGAAAAGAGGTTTTGGTATTAGTTATGTACCAACAGATTGATTCGAAACACATGATTACTCCACTAAAGGCTTTACTCGACACAACGCCATATTTATCATATAAGGAAGGGTTTGGAGAGTCTTTGTTCTGGACTGCCGTTGTTAAAGACATTAATAAACCTTTGGATATTCCACCAACTTCTATTTTCTGA